A region of Streptomyces sp. NBC_01750 DNA encodes the following proteins:
- a CDS encoding glutamine synthetase family protein — protein MTRHAPTSDPALDVDFVQLLFTDVAGRLKTLEVPSARWAEVRDSGWTLDGAVLLGHGDPEHSDLRLVPDPSTFVHRPWTTPSGRTVGMVFCDILDTSGRPFAADPRAVLRRAVEASEARGQRPVFGVEAEFYLLRRGAPGTAGDPADSAGYWDLSVDEQADEVCRDISEALGLMGFTVDGHHHEVCPGQRELVFRHGDALTTADRLLLLKHTARVMARRRDMSAVFMPKPLAHLYGNALHVHVSLDGTGAESGPLFHDAADPNGMSALFHDSLAGVLEHAPALTALGNPTVNSYKRLVPASGTPVHASWARRNRSTAFKVAGDTAVPRSLRLELRSPDPAANPHLLFAGVLAAFADGQDRGLKLPDACEEPADTLAPEALAARGITSLPTDLPSALRALEEDATVRSALGDLVAHAVTLNSRADWASWHSLITPWETERYAETV, from the coding sequence ATGACCCGACACGCACCGACGAGCGACCCCGCGCTGGACGTCGACTTCGTCCAGTTGCTCTTCACCGATGTGGCCGGACGTCTCAAGACCCTGGAGGTCCCGTCCGCCCGCTGGGCCGAGGTACGCGACAGCGGCTGGACGCTCGACGGGGCCGTACTGCTCGGCCACGGAGACCCCGAGCACAGTGATCTGCGCCTGGTCCCCGACCCGTCGACCTTTGTGCACCGGCCCTGGACCACCCCCTCCGGGCGCACCGTGGGAATGGTCTTCTGCGACATCCTGGATACCTCGGGCCGGCCGTTCGCGGCCGATCCCCGCGCGGTGCTACGGCGGGCGGTCGAGGCGTCCGAGGCCCGCGGGCAGCGTCCCGTCTTCGGCGTCGAGGCCGAGTTCTACCTGCTGCGCCGGGGCGCCCCCGGCACCGCGGGGGACCCGGCCGACAGCGCCGGCTACTGGGATCTGAGCGTCGACGAACAGGCCGACGAGGTCTGCCGGGACATCAGTGAAGCGCTGGGACTGATGGGCTTCACCGTCGACGGACACCACCACGAGGTGTGCCCCGGGCAGCGCGAACTCGTCTTCCGGCACGGCGACGCGCTGACCACGGCGGACCGGCTGCTGCTGCTCAAGCACACCGCCCGCGTCATGGCCCGCCGCCGCGACATGTCCGCGGTCTTCATGCCCAAGCCGCTCGCCCACCTGTACGGCAACGCCCTGCACGTTCACGTCTCGCTGGACGGCACCGGAGCGGAGAGCGGACCCCTGTTCCACGACGCCGCCGACCCGAACGGCATGTCCGCGCTCTTCCACGACTCGCTCGCCGGCGTGCTGGAACACGCGCCGGCGCTGACGGCCCTGGGCAACCCGACCGTCAACTCCTACAAGCGGCTCGTCCCCGCCTCGGGGACTCCGGTCCACGCCAGCTGGGCCAGGCGCAACCGGTCCACCGCATTCAAGGTCGCGGGCGACACCGCGGTGCCCCGCTCGCTGCGGCTGGAGCTGCGCAGCCCCGACCCCGCGGCCAATCCCCACCTGCTCTTCGCGGGGGTGCTTGCCGCGTTCGCCGACGGCCAGGACCGGGGCCTGAAGCTGCCCGACGCATGCGAGGAGCCGGCCGACACGCTGGCCCCGGAGGCCCTCGCGGCCCGCGGCATCACCTCGCTGCCGACGGACCTCCCCTCTGCCCTGAGGGCCCTGGAGGAGGACGCCACGGTCCGCAGCGCCCTGGGCGACCTCGTCGCCCACGCCGTCACCCTCAACTCCCGGGCGGACTGGGCCTCGTGGCACAGCCTCATCACCCCCTGGGAGACGGAGCGGTACGCAGAGACCGTATGA
- a CDS encoding redoxin domain-containing protein, giving the protein MHVTAESTEGPVRVPSPDHRWTALFFITEPGIGEVLPELAGCTTGLCSVRDDAARFARADVRVLGVSAHAPGHLAEFAKSRDLGYPLVGDGELTLGRAVGVPEVKAGDRTLFSRAAVVLDRTGVVRAVLHPVPEPERHAALVLETVAQLEADEAGRA; this is encoded by the coding sequence ATGCACGTCACTGCCGAGAGCACCGAAGGTCCCGTCAGGGTTCCCTCCCCCGACCACCGGTGGACCGCACTGTTCTTCATCACCGAGCCGGGCATCGGCGAGGTACTCCCCGAACTGGCCGGCTGCACGACCGGTCTGTGTTCCGTACGCGACGATGCCGCACGGTTCGCACGCGCGGATGTCCGGGTGCTGGGAGTCAGCGCGCATGCGCCGGGCCACCTGGCCGAGTTCGCGAAATCCCGTGACCTGGGCTATCCGCTCGTGGGCGACGGGGAGCTCACACTGGGCCGGGCCGTGGGTGTGCCCGAGGTGAAGGCGGGCGACCGCACCTTGTTCAGCCGGGCCGCGGTCGTCCTCGACCGGACGGGCGTCGTACGGGCCGTGCTGCACCCGGTGCCGGAGCCCGAGCGCCACGCGGCGCTCGTCCTGGAGACGGTGGCGCAGCTCGAAGCCGACGAGGCCGGCCGTGCCTGA
- a CDS encoding MFS transporter, producing the protein MPDKTAARGGRIRAWLPAPGAPRALALSTFVGQTGSGLFLPVSALFFTRSVGLAPSQVGLGLAIAGLIGLSAAVPMGRIADRFGPRGTYAVTLLGQAVATASFTLVHSLWAFVVVSTVAALAERGGSAARGAVIGGVGTGEARVRLRALLKSVTNAGLSIGAALAALALAADSRSAYLTVVFVNAATYVCAAVPLLWVPPVEAAGSGPTAPGRRAVLRNRPYTLVTALCGITSIHYDVLSLALPLWIAGHSNAPKWSISAVIMANTVLVVLLQVPFSRGTGDRAAAAAAVRRSGWVLWAGWAVIACAAFAGSPALAFALLVAGMVLHTAGELWHSAGSYGLSYELAPAGSHGEYQGFFSLGRGATAALAPLVVTTVCLAEGPDWRPVTGWLLLGLVVAAAAAAVPSATRWAEHADTDRHADAPDRTSVRLPVQESA; encoded by the coding sequence GTGCCTGACAAGACGGCCGCGCGGGGCGGGCGTATCCGGGCCTGGCTGCCGGCTCCCGGCGCACCCCGCGCACTCGCCCTGTCCACCTTCGTCGGCCAGACCGGCAGCGGCCTCTTCCTCCCGGTCAGTGCGCTGTTCTTCACCCGCTCCGTGGGGCTGGCACCGTCCCAGGTCGGGCTGGGTCTCGCGATCGCCGGACTGATCGGGCTGAGCGCCGCCGTACCGATGGGACGGATCGCGGACCGGTTCGGCCCCAGAGGCACGTACGCGGTCACCCTGCTCGGCCAGGCCGTGGCCACCGCTTCTTTCACCCTGGTGCACTCCTTGTGGGCGTTCGTCGTGGTCAGTACGGTCGCGGCCCTCGCGGAACGCGGAGGCAGCGCCGCCCGCGGGGCTGTCATCGGGGGTGTGGGGACCGGCGAGGCGCGGGTGAGACTGCGGGCCCTGCTCAAGTCGGTGACCAACGCCGGCCTCAGTATCGGCGCCGCACTTGCCGCACTCGCCCTGGCCGCCGATTCGCGCTCCGCCTATCTGACGGTCGTCTTCGTCAACGCCGCGACCTATGTATGCGCCGCGGTGCCCCTGCTGTGGGTGCCGCCGGTCGAAGCCGCAGGCAGCGGCCCGACCGCGCCCGGGCGCCGCGCGGTGCTGCGCAACCGCCCGTACACCCTGGTGACCGCACTGTGCGGGATCACCAGCATCCATTACGACGTGCTGTCCCTCGCTCTGCCGCTGTGGATCGCCGGGCACAGCAACGCCCCGAAATGGAGCATCTCCGCCGTCATCATGGCCAACACCGTCCTGGTGGTCCTGCTCCAGGTCCCGTTCTCCCGGGGCACGGGCGACAGGGCGGCCGCCGCCGCGGCGGTGCGCCGCTCGGGCTGGGTGCTGTGGGCAGGCTGGGCAGTGATCGCCTGTGCCGCCTTCGCCGGCTCCCCGGCCCTGGCGTTCGCGCTGCTCGTCGCGGGCATGGTGCTGCACACCGCCGGCGAGCTGTGGCACTCGGCTGGCAGCTATGGGCTCAGTTACGAACTCGCCCCGGCCGGCTCGCACGGCGAGTACCAGGGCTTCTTCTCGCTCGGCCGCGGGGCCACCGCGGCGCTGGCCCCCTTGGTGGTCACCACCGTCTGCCTTGCCGAAGGCCCGGACTGGCGGCCCGTCACCGGCTGGCTGCTGCTCGGTCTCGTCGTCGCGGCGGCGGCCGCCGCCGTACCTTCAGCCACCCGCTGGGCGGAGCACGCCGACACCGACCGACACGCCGACGCCCCGGACCGTACCTCCGTCCGCCTTCCCGTGCAGGAGTCAGCATGA
- a CDS encoding ATP-grasp domain-containing protein has translation MTTFVSSPPAPTPAPTGARQPPDAPDPRGPAVLVLGGGTRLPRALRGHGMYVVYGGTPDEFTSAHHEACDEAWLLADGSEDNWVRRAVALHQVAPFRRVVTVRERFLTAAARIGDALGLGGNPLDTVLTLKDKFLMRQSFDGLVDGGAVQARLMHTPGDVDAFVARVGLPVVLKPRDGSGSEDIAVVRDTDGIRAARQRVRARPEALLAEEFLSGPEFSIETFTHGGRHQLLAVTEKFTGDNAVEIGHVIPARISADDRTALEETTCRFLDAVGLTEGPAHTEIILTASGPRVVESHNRPGGDGIVDLVRHVHGVDIRDLLAAQTAGVALPAASEPAGAAATWFLTAAPGIATEVSGWEAAAGRPGVVAVSPGTRAGDTVTPLRGSGDRCGSVTAVAGTPDEALDRARGALALVTIRTDAVLRDQQNPESRESR, from the coding sequence ATGACCACGTTCGTGTCCTCTCCGCCCGCGCCCACGCCCGCGCCGACCGGAGCGCGGCAGCCCCCGGACGCTCCGGACCCCCGTGGTCCGGCGGTCCTGGTCCTGGGCGGCGGCACCCGGCTGCCGAGGGCTCTGCGCGGACACGGCATGTACGTCGTCTACGGCGGTACTCCCGACGAGTTCACCTCCGCGCACCACGAGGCCTGCGACGAGGCGTGGCTCCTCGCCGACGGCTCCGAGGACAACTGGGTTCGCAGGGCGGTGGCTCTGCACCAGGTGGCCCCGTTCCGGCGCGTGGTCACCGTGCGGGAGCGGTTCCTGACCGCCGCAGCCCGGATCGGCGATGCACTCGGTCTCGGAGGGAACCCGCTCGACACCGTACTGACGCTGAAGGACAAATTCCTGATGCGGCAGAGCTTCGACGGCCTGGTGGACGGGGGCGCGGTACAAGCACGGCTGATGCACACCCCTGGAGATGTGGACGCGTTCGTGGCCCGGGTCGGTCTGCCCGTCGTGCTCAAGCCGCGTGATGGATCCGGCAGTGAGGACATCGCCGTTGTCCGCGACACGGACGGCATCCGAGCCGCGCGGCAGCGAGTCCGCGCCCGGCCGGAGGCGCTGCTCGCCGAGGAGTTCCTGAGCGGGCCGGAGTTCAGCATCGAGACGTTCACGCACGGGGGCCGCCACCAGCTCCTCGCCGTCACCGAGAAGTTCACGGGCGACAACGCCGTCGAGATCGGCCATGTCATACCCGCACGAATCAGCGCGGACGATCGCACCGCACTCGAGGAGACGACCTGCCGCTTCCTCGACGCGGTGGGTCTCACCGAAGGCCCTGCCCACACCGAGATCATCCTCACCGCGTCCGGTCCCCGCGTCGTCGAATCGCACAATCGGCCAGGTGGCGACGGCATCGTCGACCTTGTCCGACACGTCCACGGCGTCGACATCCGGGATCTCCTCGCAGCCCAGACAGCGGGCGTCGCGCTCCCCGCGGCGAGCGAACCGGCCGGCGCCGCCGCGACCTGGTTCCTGACCGCCGCCCCGGGCATCGCCACCGAGGTGTCCGGCTGGGAAGCGGCTGCCGGCCGGCCGGGAGTCGTGGCCGTGTCGCCCGGCACCCGGGCGGGAGACACCGTGACCCCGCTGCGCGGGTCCGGTGACCGGTGCGGCTCGGTGACCGCGGTGGCCGGGACGCCCGACGAGGCTCTCGACCGCGCCCGCGGCGCACTCGCCCTGGTCACCATCCGTACCGACGCTGTCCTTCGGGACCAGCAGAACCCTGAGAGCCGAGAAAGCCGATGA
- a CDS encoding DUF6191 domain-containing protein — protein sequence MFNVFEEFFAPGRKHTEEEHNRLALTRTDVGDNDPSRGPIDLASGKVTVRPPEKTPPA from the coding sequence GTGTTCAACGTCTTCGAGGAGTTCTTCGCGCCGGGCCGCAAGCACACCGAGGAGGAACACAACCGGCTCGCACTGACCAGGACCGACGTGGGCGACAACGATCCGAGCCGCGGCCCGATAGACCTGGCCTCGGGAAAGGTCACCGTCCGCCCGCCGGAGAAGACGCCGCCGGCCTGA
- a CDS encoding PQQ-dependent sugar dehydrogenase — protein sequence MQRPAVTAVLAAAVLLLSAGCSSGEDTTPAGRKGTTPATGAPSGSASGGSPSPQGPPAKGSVKVLSTLTEGLKSPWGVAALPDGDLLVASRDEGTITRVDAESGKQTVIGSVPGVAPGGEGGLLGLAISPSFASDRQVYAYFTTESDNRIARMLYDERKPAGQQLGAPDTVLRGIPKGVVHNGGRIAFGPDKMLYAGTGETGDTGLAQDKKSLGGKILRMTPDGRPVHGNPEADSIVYSYGHRNVQGLAWDADKRLWAAEFGQNTWDELNLIEPGKNYGWPEAEGKAGKPGFVDPVAQWKTADASPSGIAYAEGSIWMAALKGERLWRIPLAGAEPSAEPQSFLIGKYGRLRTVLSAGGDKVWLVTSETDTRGTPEPGDDKILRLEVK from the coding sequence GTGCAACGTCCTGCTGTGACGGCCGTACTGGCCGCTGCCGTGCTTCTCCTCTCGGCCGGGTGCTCGTCCGGTGAGGACACGACGCCGGCCGGCCGGAAGGGGACGACGCCCGCCACCGGGGCACCCTCCGGCTCCGCCTCGGGCGGCTCACCAAGTCCCCAAGGGCCTCCCGCGAAGGGCTCGGTGAAGGTGTTGTCCACGCTTACCGAGGGGCTGAAGTCGCCGTGGGGTGTGGCCGCGCTTCCGGACGGCGATCTGCTGGTCGCGTCGCGGGACGAGGGGACGATCACCCGGGTCGACGCGGAGAGCGGCAAGCAGACCGTGATCGGCTCGGTGCCGGGGGTCGCGCCGGGAGGCGAGGGCGGTCTGCTGGGCCTGGCCATCTCGCCGTCGTTCGCCTCGGACCGTCAGGTGTACGCGTACTTCACCACCGAGTCGGACAACCGCATCGCCCGCATGCTGTACGACGAGAGGAAGCCGGCCGGGCAGCAACTGGGCGCGCCGGACACGGTGTTGCGGGGCATCCCGAAGGGCGTCGTGCACAACGGCGGGCGGATCGCTTTCGGTCCGGACAAGATGCTCTACGCGGGCACGGGCGAGACGGGTGACACCGGACTCGCACAGGACAAGAAGTCGCTGGGCGGCAAGATCCTGCGGATGACACCGGACGGCCGGCCGGTGCACGGCAATCCGGAGGCCGACTCCATCGTCTACTCCTACGGTCACCGCAATGTGCAGGGGCTTGCCTGGGACGCCGACAAGCGTCTGTGGGCGGCGGAGTTCGGGCAGAACACCTGGGACGAGCTGAATCTGATCGAGCCCGGCAAGAACTACGGCTGGCCCGAGGCGGAGGGCAAAGCCGGCAAGCCCGGGTTCGTCGACCCGGTGGCTCAGTGGAAGACGGCCGACGCCTCGCCGAGCGGCATCGCCTACGCCGAGGGATCGATCTGGATGGCGGCCCTGAAGGGCGAGCGGCTCTGGCGGATCCCCCTGGCGGGCGCGGAACCCTCGGCCGAGCCCCAGTCGTTCCTCATAGGGAAGTACGGCCGCCTGCGCACGGTCCTGTCGGCGGGCGGCGACAAGGTCTGGCTCGTCACCAGCGAGACGGACACCCGGGGCACACCCGAGCCGGGGGACGACAAGATCCTCCGGCTGGAGGTGAAGTAA
- a CDS encoding aldo/keto reductase, producing the protein MERRTIGATALVAGAIGLGCMPMSWAYSGSQQRGDRSLRTVHAALDAGSSLLDTADMYGPFTNELLLGRVLKERRAEVFVSTKVGLLVGDQHVVANGRPGYVKRACDASLRRLQTDVIDLYQLHRADPEVPVEETWGAMAELVRAGKVRALGMCAVGARASRRSGAHLHEGTIRQLERVQQVFPVSAVQAELSVWSPEALERLLPWCEARGVGFLAAMPLGNGFLTGTLTPGQGFEPDDVRARHPRFTAEMMAANQPVVAGLRRIAERHGPGTTPAQVALAWVLGRGRSVVAVPGAKHAEWAVENARAAELELTAYDLAEIAGLPSALGSWE; encoded by the coding sequence TTGGAGCGCAGGACAATCGGTGCGACGGCCCTCGTAGCGGGCGCTATCGGGCTCGGCTGCATGCCGATGAGCTGGGCGTACAGCGGCTCTCAGCAGCGTGGGGACCGGTCGCTGCGCACGGTGCACGCCGCGCTCGACGCCGGCTCGAGCCTGCTGGACACGGCCGACATGTACGGGCCCTTCACCAATGAGCTGCTGCTCGGCAGGGTGCTGAAGGAGCGGCGCGCGGAGGTGTTCGTTTCGACGAAGGTCGGACTGCTCGTCGGCGACCAGCATGTGGTCGCCAATGGACGGCCCGGGTATGTGAAGCGGGCCTGCGACGCCTCGCTGCGCCGGCTGCAGACCGATGTGATCGACCTCTATCAGCTGCACCGGGCGGATCCGGAAGTACCGGTCGAGGAGACCTGGGGCGCGATGGCGGAGCTGGTGAGAGCCGGGAAGGTGCGGGCACTGGGGATGTGCGCGGTGGGGGCGCGCGCCTCGCGTCGCTCCGGAGCGCATCTGCACGAGGGAACAATCCGACAGCTGGAACGGGTGCAGCAGGTGTTCCCGGTGAGCGCCGTGCAGGCAGAGCTGTCCGTGTGGTCGCCGGAGGCGCTGGAGCGGCTGCTGCCGTGGTGCGAGGCGCGCGGAGTGGGGTTCCTGGCGGCGATGCCGCTGGGGAACGGGTTCCTCACGGGGACGCTGACGCCGGGGCAGGGCTTCGAGCCGGACGATGTGCGGGCGCGGCATCCGCGGTTCACGGCAGAGATGATGGCGGCGAACCAGCCGGTGGTGGCGGGGCTGCGGCGGATCGCGGAGCGGCACGGTCCGGGGACGACTCCGGCGCAGGTGGCGCTGGCGTGGGTGCTGGGGCGGGGGCGAAGTGTGGTGGCGGTGCCGGGGGCGAAGCACGCGGAGTGGGCGGTGGAGAACGCGCGCGCGGCGGAGCTGGAGCTGACGGCTTACGACCTGGCGGAGATAGCGGGGCTGCCGTCGGCGCTGGGTTCCTGGGAGTGA
- a CDS encoding 2-hydroxyacid dehydrogenase, which yields MTADVWLPIPADEIEGLPAPSDSGLNYRFWDGGPDFPADPADCVFYAVPYMKGTEVAVRPLAAMTSVRVVQTLSAGIDHVEPGLGSLPAGVRLCNAKGVHEASTAELTLTLILASLRGVPGFVRGQDKEEWRSGFYPALADKSVLIVGYGSIGAAIEDRLAPFECARVARVARSARATERGEVRALTELPALLPEADVVILSTPLTEQTRGLVNAEFLARMKDGSLLVNVARGQVVDTKALLAEVDSGRITAALDVTDPEPLPAGHPLWHIPGVLISPHVGGSTSAFMPRAKRLLAAQLTRFAAGEQVRNVVLTTG from the coding sequence ATGACTGCAGACGTGTGGCTCCCGATTCCGGCCGACGAGATCGAAGGACTGCCCGCCCCCTCGGACTCGGGCCTGAACTACCGCTTCTGGGACGGTGGTCCGGACTTTCCCGCCGATCCCGCCGACTGTGTCTTCTACGCCGTCCCCTACATGAAGGGCACGGAGGTCGCGGTCCGTCCGCTGGCCGCGATGACGTCAGTACGCGTCGTCCAGACCCTCTCCGCCGGAATCGACCATGTGGAGCCCGGACTCGGCTCGCTGCCCGCCGGCGTACGCCTGTGCAATGCCAAGGGCGTGCACGAAGCCTCCACCGCCGAGCTCACCCTCACCCTGATCCTCGCCTCCCTGCGCGGCGTCCCCGGATTCGTACGGGGCCAGGACAAGGAGGAATGGCGGTCCGGTTTCTATCCGGCGCTCGCCGACAAGTCGGTGCTCATCGTCGGCTACGGATCGATCGGCGCCGCCATCGAGGACCGGCTCGCACCCTTCGAATGCGCGCGGGTGGCGCGCGTCGCGCGCTCTGCCCGCGCCACGGAGCGCGGGGAAGTGCGCGCACTCACCGAGCTGCCCGCCCTGCTCCCCGAGGCGGACGTCGTGATCCTCTCCACTCCGCTCACCGAGCAGACGCGCGGCCTGGTGAATGCCGAGTTCCTGGCCCGCATGAAGGACGGATCGCTGCTGGTGAACGTCGCCCGAGGCCAAGTCGTCGACACGAAGGCGCTGCTCGCCGAGGTCGACAGCGGGCGCATCACCGCAGCCCTCGACGTCACCGACCCGGAGCCGCTGCCCGCGGGCCACCCGCTCTGGCACATCCCCGGTGTCCTCATCAGCCCCCATGTGGGCGGCTCCACCTCGGCGTTCATGCCGCGTGCCAAGCGGCTGCTCGCCGCTCAGCTCACCCGGTTCGCCGCCGGGGAGCAGGTGCGGAACGTGGTGCTCACGACCGGGTAA
- a CDS encoding putative bifunctional diguanylate cyclase/phosphodiesterase has translation MSALSALMARQSVAGGGDSTRLASKLVLAAICAGYGVGAAFGWGSHELALVMGDFGLSAAALIAAVSCLLYARARHSRFRPAWLLFALSSAMAAGGNAIWGWYEVVLDREVPSPCIADLFFLCFAPPAIVGLLVLAKRPVTRAGWVCLALDAWLIGGSLLTLSWSLALAHTAHVQGESVAPAALALAYPLLDIVLVSMVLALHFRRSATNRSAINTAIAALALTVLCDALFTSPLLRESYRSGQLLDAGWFAGSLLLAYAPWGARRTAETARPQRGPRHPSRPVAGSLAALTPYLAAAVCTLGILYNVIEGRRVDRVVVLTGCTVVLALVVRQGIMLLDNIALTHELAQKENHFRSLVQGSSDVIMIAAPTGILRYVSPAASGVYGREAEDLIGSELASLIHPEDLGRVVLEVRRFLAAKPAEEPTTRIECRFKSGTGDWLNVESTVNRHQGGLIFNSRDVTERVRLQAQLQHNAEHDPLTDLPNRALFTKRVRQALTGRRAGDQGTAVLFIDLDGFKGVNDRLGHQAGDELLIQAARRLQDSVRAGDTAARLGGDEFAALIVGDGTRDQSAREFQVREIADRLRLTLSQPYRLDGNDVRVAASIGVAFAEPATTPTDLMRNADLAMYRAKAAGKDRVELYAPQMQAEVVRRTELDARLRSALHEGEFALLHQPVVSLTTGRIDAVAAQARWRSAQGILFTPAEFLRVAEDTDRTAELGRWLLEEAVEQAAERGNLGHRVPVSVRMSARRLLDKSLPLGSIEALLIRHGLPSGALVIELADSDPRISFDDLELRLVSLRRLGVRIALDGFGSGYAAINALRRLPVDVLKLDRGLVEGVVESARLHKITAGLLRIACDLGMQSVADGVDVPEQVLALRAMGCTHGQGMAFSGPLDEYRLRRALVRDEFPVPGGIALPVLTGGAFTARNGSNNETRVPPT, from the coding sequence GTGAGCGCCCTGAGCGCGCTCATGGCCCGGCAGTCGGTCGCGGGCGGCGGAGACAGCACCAGGCTGGCCTCCAAGCTTGTCCTGGCAGCCATCTGCGCCGGCTACGGCGTCGGTGCCGCCTTCGGCTGGGGCTCGCACGAACTGGCCCTGGTCATGGGCGACTTCGGCCTGAGCGCCGCCGCCCTGATCGCGGCCGTCTCCTGCCTCCTCTACGCCCGTGCGAGGCACAGCCGTTTCCGGCCCGCCTGGCTGCTGTTCGCGCTCTCCTCCGCCATGGCCGCCGGTGGCAACGCGATCTGGGGGTGGTACGAGGTCGTGCTGGACCGCGAGGTGCCGAGCCCCTGCATCGCCGACCTGTTCTTCCTCTGCTTCGCGCCGCCCGCCATCGTCGGCCTGCTCGTCCTCGCCAAGCGTCCGGTCACCAGGGCCGGCTGGGTCTGTCTCGCCCTGGACGCCTGGCTGATCGGCGGCTCACTGCTGACTCTCTCCTGGAGCCTCGCGCTCGCCCACACCGCGCACGTCCAGGGCGAGAGCGTGGCCCCGGCCGCGCTCGCACTCGCCTATCCGCTGCTGGACATCGTGCTGGTCAGCATGGTTCTCGCGCTGCACTTCCGGCGCTCGGCCACCAACCGCTCCGCCATCAACACCGCCATCGCCGCCCTCGCGCTGACCGTCCTGTGCGATGCCCTGTTCACCTCACCGCTGCTGCGGGAGAGCTACCGCTCGGGCCAGCTCCTCGACGCCGGCTGGTTCGCCGGTTCGCTGCTGCTCGCATACGCCCCCTGGGGCGCGCGCCGCACGGCCGAGACCGCGCGGCCCCAGCGTGGGCCGCGCCACCCGAGCCGCCCCGTCGCGGGCTCGCTCGCCGCCCTCACGCCGTATCTCGCCGCCGCCGTCTGCACCCTCGGCATCCTCTACAACGTGATCGAGGGCCGCCGCGTCGACCGGGTCGTCGTCCTCACCGGCTGCACCGTCGTGCTCGCGCTCGTTGTCCGGCAGGGCATCATGCTCCTCGACAACATCGCCCTGACCCATGAACTGGCGCAGAAGGAGAACCACTTCCGTTCGCTGGTGCAGGGCTCGAGCGACGTCATCATGATCGCCGCCCCGACCGGGATTCTGCGCTATGTCAGCCCCGCCGCCTCCGGTGTCTACGGCCGCGAGGCCGAGGATCTCATCGGTTCCGAGCTGGCATCGCTCATCCACCCCGAAGACCTCGGCCGTGTGGTTCTCGAGGTGCGCCGGTTTCTGGCCGCCAAGCCGGCCGAGGAGCCCACCACCCGGATCGAGTGCCGCTTCAAATCGGGCACCGGCGACTGGCTCAACGTGGAGTCCACGGTCAACCGCCACCAGGGCGGCCTGATCTTCAACAGCCGCGACGTCACCGAACGCGTCCGCCTCCAGGCACAGTTGCAGCACAACGCCGAGCACGACCCGCTCACGGACCTGCCCAACCGCGCCCTGTTCACCAAGCGGGTCCGCCAGGCCCTCACCGGCCGCCGTGCCGGAGATCAGGGCACGGCCGTGCTCTTCATCGACCTCGACGGCTTCAAGGGAGTCAACGACCGCCTCGGCCACCAGGCCGGCGACGAGCTGCTGATCCAGGCTGCCCGCCGCCTCCAGGATTCGGTACGGGCCGGGGACACCGCGGCCCGCCTCGGCGGCGACGAGTTCGCCGCTCTCATCGTCGGCGACGGCACCCGCGACCAGTCCGCCCGCGAGTTCCAGGTCCGTGAGATCGCCGACCGGCTTCGGCTCACCCTCTCCCAGCCGTACCGCCTCGACGGCAACGACGTACGCGTGGCCGCCTCCATCGGGGTGGCCTTCGCGGAGCCCGCCACCACCCCCACCGACCTGATGCGCAACGCCGACCTCGCCATGTACCGCGCCAAGGCCGCCGGCAAGGACCGCGTCGAGCTGTACGCGCCACAGATGCAGGCCGAGGTGGTGCGCCGTACGGAACTGGACGCCCGGCTCCGCAGCGCCTTGCACGAAGGCGAATTCGCGCTGCTCCACCAGCCCGTGGTGAGCCTGACCACCGGCCGGATCGACGCCGTCGCGGCGCAGGCCCGCTGGCGCTCCGCCCAGGGCATCCTTTTCACCCCCGCCGAGTTCCTGCGGGTCGCCGAGGACACGGACCGCACGGCCGAGCTCGGCCGCTGGCTGCTCGAGGAGGCCGTGGAGCAGGCCGCGGAGCGCGGCAACCTCGGCCATCGGGTTCCCGTATCGGTCCGTATGTCGGCCCGCCGCCTGCTGGACAAGTCCCTGCCGCTCGGCTCCATCGAGGCTCTCCTCATCCGGCATGGGCTGCCCTCGGGCGCGCTGGTCATCGAGCTCGCCGACAGCGATCCGCGGATCTCCTTCGACGATCTTGAGCTGCGGCTCGTCTCGCTGCGCAGACTCGGCGTACGGATCGCGCTGGACGGCTTCGGCAGTGGGTACGCGGCCATCAACGCACTGCGCCGCCTCCCCGTGGACGTACTGAAACTGGACAGAGGTCTGGTGGAGGGCGTCGTCGAGTCCGCCCGGCTGCACAAGATCACCGCCGGGCTGCTGCGGATCGCCTGTGACCTCGGTATGCAGTCCGTGGCCGACGGTGTCGATGTGCCGGAGCAGGTGCTGGCCCTGCGCGCGATGGGCTGTACGCACGGCCAGGGCATGGCTTTCTCCGGGCCGCTGGACGAGTACCGGCTGCGCCGTGCGCTGGTGCGCGACGAGTTCCCGGTGCCCGGTGGGATCGCTCTGCCGGTGCTCACGGGCGGCGCGTTCACCGCCCGTAATGGCTCAAATAATGAGACGCGCGTCCCACCCACTTGA